A stretch of Henckelia pumila isolate YLH828 chromosome 4, ASM3356847v2, whole genome shotgun sequence DNA encodes these proteins:
- the LOC140866127 gene encoding receptor-like protein EIX2 isoform X1, with the protein MFTGTLTKSIGRLSELEVLSMPSNRLEGGITQDHMCNLASLRVLDLSFNLFLDIKFDQSWVPPFQLLRVWLTRCNIGPRFPTWIRTQNELVYWDRDTVPDWLGELSPNLLYLNASNNQMYSVFPNISISTHKSGVSIPIKSFDADAGVILDMSGNKISGSLTFLCHVSNWSFIDDLSDNMLSGKVPNCFASFEKLEYLNLANNYLFGTIPYSFGTLQGLQWLVLRNNSLSGKITKALRNCTSLQIIDLGQNSLTGNIPTWAGRSVTKIVVLSLRSNEFTGRIPLSLCGLPELQILDLSSNKVSGAIPKCIWNLTAMTLEYEGFQPFRSRVFGLLAASVKGDNYGSLASIIKDLNSVYITWKGNEVKYNKSRGLLLNLVDLSSNTLSGEIPDELTKLVGLHALKLSRNNLASHIPHDIALLKSVLALDLSWNHISGSIPIGLSELDSLGFLNLSYNKLSGKIPPHMLKFDESSYLGNPLLCGRPIHNKSCPGEDETHGDSDFNSGQSNVEHEEDEFITEGFYISLVLGFIELWSIHHSGVHFLRQQAMP; encoded by the coding sequence ATGTTCACTGGAACTTTGACGAAAAGCATTGGAAGATTATCCGAGCTAGAGGTTTTGTCCATGCCGTCCAATCGCTTGGAAGGCGGAATAACACAGGATCATATGTGCAATCTCGCTAGTTTACGTGTGCTGGACTTGTCTTTTAACTTGTTTCTTGATATAAAGTTTGACCAATCGTGGGTACCTCCTTTCCAACTACTGCGTGTCTGGCTAACACGATGTAATATTGGACCACGATTTCCGACATGGATAAGAACACAGAATGAACTTGTATATTGGGACAGAGACACCGTCCCTGATTGGCTTGGTGAGTTATCTCCAAATTTGTTGTATCTTAATGCATCGAACAACCAAATGTACAGTGTTTTCCCAAACATATCCATCTCCACACATAAATCTGGAGTTTCAATTCCAATCAAGTCTTTCGATGCTGATGCTGGAGTGATACTTGACATGTCGGGAAACAAAATCTCAGGTTCGTTAACATTCTTGTGCCATGTTAGTAATTGGAGTTTCATTGATGACCTGTCGGATAACATGTTATCAGGCAAGGTTCCTAACTGTTTTGCAAGCTTTGAAAAGTTGGAATATCTCAATTTGGCAAACAATTATCTCTTTGGGACGATTCCTTATTCATTTGGCACTTTACAAGGTCTACAATGGTTGGTGTTGAGGAATAACAGTTTATCAGGAAAAATCACTAAAGCTTTGAGAAATTGTACAAGCTTGCAGATTATTGATCTCGGCCAAAATAGTCTGACAGGCAATATCCCAACTTGGGCAGGACGTAGTGTTACAAAGATTGTTGTTCTAAGTCTACGCTCCAATGAGTTCACTGGCAGGATACCTTTAAGCTTATGTGGCTTACCGGAACTTCAAATCTTAGACCTCTCTTCAAACAAGGTTTCCGGAGCTATTCCAAAATGCATATGGAATCTCACCGCGATGACGCTCGAATATGAAGGATTTCAACCATTTAGGAGTCGAGTTTTTGGATTGCTGGCTGCTTCAGTGAAGGGGGACAACTATGGTAGCTTGGCTTCTATTATTAAGGACTTGAATAGCGTGTACATAACGTGGAAAGGAAATGAGGTCAAATACAACAAATCTCGCGGCCTGTTACTCAACCTCGTGGATCTTTCAAGCAATACATTATCCGGTGAAATACCCGATGAACTAACAAAACTCGTTGGTTTACATGCACTAAAATTGTCGAGAAACAACTTGGCCTCGCACATTCCCCATGACATAGCTCTCTTAAAGTCCGTACTGGCCCTCGATCTTTCATGGAACCACATTTCGGGCAGTATCCCTATTGGTCTTTCGGAACTGGATTCTCTTGGATTCTTGAACTTGTCTTACAACAAATTGTCGGGAAAGATTCCACCTCATATGCTGAAGTTTGATGAATCAAGCTATTTGGGGAATCCCTTACTTTGCGGGCGTCCTATACACAACAAATCCTGCCCAGGGGAGGATGAAACACATGGAGATTCGGACTTCAACAGTGGGCAGAGCAATGTGGAGCACGAAGAGGATGAATTCATCACCGAAGGATTCTATATCAGCCTGGTCCTTGGGTTTATCGAATTATGGTCAATACATCATTCAGGCGTGCATTTTTTAAGACAACAAGCGATGCCATAG